From the Actinomycetota bacterium genome, the window TCTGGGGACTTTTAAGTAATGAATTTCTTGCGAATTCAAGGTGAGTTCAAGTTCGGTAAGCTGGTTTGCTCGATTATGTAGGTTGGAGTGATACTCAGAATATGTTGTGGTTTAAAGAAGAATTCGCGATACTGGCCGCCAGGTTCATGATCATGCTGGGCGTGGGCGTGCTGATGACCTCGATACCGGTAATCATGCTCGATATGAAGTGCAGTCCGAGCGAGTTGGGCACGGTGCTTGCCATCTTCGGCTTCGCCATGACTTTTATGCAGCCGTTTGTCGGCAAGCTTAATGACAGATACGACAAGGAAACGCTTGCAATAATAGGCTTAATTGGTTTTAGCTTATCGCTATTTACATTTGCCTGGTCTGCCTCGATTTCACAGCTTTTGATCGCCAGGGTGGTTCAGGGCGCTACTGCGGCGCTGGTGGCCACCAGTACGATAACGATTGTGGCCGAAGTGACCCCATCCCAGAGCATGGGAGCGGTTCTGGGCCGCCAGGGTTCGTCGATGAGCGCCGGCCTTGCGTTTGGTCCGCTCATCGGTGGGATTATGACCGACGCTATATCCGCAAGGGCACCAATTTACTTATGCGCCGCGCTTGCCGTTCTTGCCGCTATTGTTTTAAGGCTTAAAGCTCGCTCACCTAAACGTGATGACATCGAAGAGTTGAACGAGCTTGAGTTCGATTTTAACGAAGAAATGGTCGCAACACCGAAGCATGCGCGGCATCAAGGGGGCGAGTTATAGGTATGAAGTCACCTGCGATCGCTTGTAGAAGACAAGGGAGTGGGGTTGTTTTATGAAAGTGCCGGCGCGCATCGTTGAGAAGGATATATTGACGTCGTCTGAGCGAATGAAGGCTCTTGTAAGTAAAAAAGAGTTGGATAGAGTACCGGTAAATCCTATGGCATCCGTGTATACGGCACTACGAGCGGGCATCTCCGTTAGAGAGTTTTACCTTGAACCTGAAAAAGCCCTCCGAGCCCAAGAATTGTCAATCGAGATTCACAAGTATGATGGAACACCGTCTTATAGTATACCGGATTGGAGCGGCTGGGATTTCGGGGGCGAGTTCGCCTTTCATTCTTCACCCTTGCATGCCTTGCCGTTTTTAGCAAAAAGGGCGGCACAAAGTGCGGATGATGTTAAGAGACTTAAACTACCCGACCCAAAGATCGCACCGGGCGCCGGCAGGATGCTGGTCTTTGCTCGGCTGGCGAGGGCAAGGGGCTATACGGTATCGATTTACGGGGGGTCGCCTATGGGAATCGCCGGTTCGATTGTCGGGCCCGAAGTATTACTTCGCTGGTTTTACAAAGAACCTGAAATGATTCATAAATTGCTACGCTTATCCACCGATTACCTGCTTCTAGTGGCAGACCTCTTTATAGATGAGTTTGGGGCAGAAAATTGCTCGGCGTTCTGCACATATCCCTTAGAAGGTCACGCAGTAGTATCGCCAAAGATATTTGAGAATTTTAGTTTACCCTACGTTATTGAGATGCACGAACAGCTTATTGGTAAGGGTGTAAAAAAGTGGTTGATCCACCTCTGCGGTGAGCACTTTCACAATCTTATGCATTGGAAGAAGATTCCATTAGTGTCAAGAAGCGTCTTTACCATAGGCCACGAGATGGACATAGAGAAGACCGCAGAATTTTTTGGTGAAGACTATATTATAGGCGGTAACGTCTCGACAACTCTTTTGCAGTTGGGGAGCGCTGATGAGGTGTTTGAGGAGTGCGGGCAGATCATTGATAAAATGAAGTACCATTCCGGCGGATTTATTCTAACTCCCGCATGTGCTTTGCCTCCCAAGACGCCACCGGAGAATGTGCAGGCAATGGTGGACGCCGCTCGTATGTTTGGCAGGTATGACTATTGAGAAAATCCACGCAGCGATGCGGATAAATTAGATGAACGTCTTTCTAATATAAGGGGAGAATGATATGAGCGAGAGCGGTGTAATAAGCAGGAGGTATCAGGCAACCGAGGACACACGTACCGTGCAGGCAGTGTGCGCGATCTGTAACGGCGGCTGTGGCATGGATATAACCTTCGAAGGTGATGCTATCGTTGAGATAAAGGGGAGAAAGGAACACCCGGCAACCCGGGGGTACCTATGCCAAAAAGGGCGAAATCTCAAAGATATTTTTGAAGCGCCAGACCGCTTAGTGCATCCACTAATAAAGACGGCCTCAGGCGAGTGGCGGGAGATATCCTGGGATGAGGCGCTTGATATTATAGCGGAGAAGCTCAGTGAGGTGAAAGCCAAGCACGGAGCTGAAGCCGTTGCCGTACACGTAGGCCAAGCAGGGGTGAGAAAGGAATTCACCCCTTATGTACAGCGGTTCTGTGCTGCATTTGGAACGCCAAACTTTTCAACGGCAGGAAGCCATTGCCATATTTCAAAAGTTATCGCGAACGAACTTGTTTATGGGGCTCTTCCTGTACCAGACTACACACACACTAACTCCATTGTTTTGTGGGGTTATAACCCGCAAATATCTTGTCCACCACAGATGTTTATAATCAACGAGGCTCTCGATCGCGGAGCTAAGCTCATAGTGGTCGATCCCAAGGCAACACCGCTGGCACGAAAGGCTGATGTGCACCTGCAGCTGCGACCGGGAACCGATGGCGCCCTTGCCCTTGGGCTTTTAAACGTTGTTATTTCCGAAAATCTCTACAACAAAGCCTTCGTAGAAAAATGGACGGTTGGATTTGATGAACTCACCTCTCTGGTAGGTGAGTATGCCCCTCAAAGGGTAGAAGAGATTACCTGGATTCCCACGCAAAAGACACAAGAGGCCGCCAGGCTTTATGCGACCTCCTCACCGGCATGCAGTTACCCCGGTATTGCGGTTGAGCTTCAGACCAATGGGGTCCAAGCCGCACGCGCTATCGCGATCCTACAGGCGATCACCGGCAATCTCGACATAAAGGGCGGGGCCATATTTGCTCCTGGGGCTGCGCTCTCATCGCTAAAACTTACAAACACTTGTAGCACTCCTGCTATCGGTGAGAACCGGTTCCCCATCTTTTGCGAACACAATGACAATGCCCAGGCCAATATCTATGCCGATGCCATCCTTGACAAAACGCCATATCCCTTAAGGGCACTAATAATTAGCGGATCCAACGCGGTTATTACATGGCCGAACGCCAAGAGACTTATTAGTGCTCTTGAGGACATCGAATTTCTTGTGGTAATGGATCACTTCATGACGGAGACAGCAAAGCTTGCCGATCTCGTACTTCCCGCGGCATCGTTTCTGGCCCGCCCGGAGATTTGGGATCATACAAGCATCTATGGGGCATTACGAATCGGACTGAGCCCCAAGGTGAGCGAGGATAAAAAGCGCATGACGGATTGGCAGTTTTGGACGGCGCTGGCGAGAAGAATGGGCTATAACGATGAGTTTCCATGGCAGAGCGAAGAAGAAGCTCTAACATATAGGCTTGCCCCCCTTGGCGCAACGGTTTACGAGCTGTCCGATAATGAGAATGGGCATATCTACGGTGAGCATAAGGAGAAGGCGTACGAGAAAGATGGGTTTAGGACCCCATCGGGTAAGGTTGAGATCTACTCCAAAGAGCTTGAAAAATACGGTTACGATCCGCTGCCTGTCTATAGAGAGCCCCATGAGAGCCCTGTCTCGATGCCAGAGCTTGCTCGAGAGTACCCGCTTGTTTTAACGACTGGTAAGCGAATGCCAAGCTATCACCACTCGCGCTATCGCAATATAGCGTCGCTTCTAAAACTTGCTCCTGATCCTGAGGTGGAGGTCCACCCGGAAAAGGCAAGAGAGCTTGGGA encodes:
- a CDS encoding MFS transporter; its protein translation is MLWFKEEFAILAARFMIMLGVGVLMTSIPVIMLDMKCSPSELGTVLAIFGFAMTFMQPFVGKLNDRYDKETLAIIGLIGFSLSLFTFAWSASISQLLIARVVQGATAALVATSTITIVAEVTPSQSMGAVLGRQGSSMSAGLAFGPLIGGIMTDAISARAPIYLCAALAVLAAIVLRLKARSPKRDDIEELNELEFDFNEEMVATPKHARHQGGEL
- a CDS encoding molybdopterin-dependent oxidoreductase — protein: MSESGVISRRYQATEDTRTVQAVCAICNGGCGMDITFEGDAIVEIKGRKEHPATRGYLCQKGRNLKDIFEAPDRLVHPLIKTASGEWREISWDEALDIIAEKLSEVKAKHGAEAVAVHVGQAGVRKEFTPYVQRFCAAFGTPNFSTAGSHCHISKVIANELVYGALPVPDYTHTNSIVLWGYNPQISCPPQMFIINEALDRGAKLIVVDPKATPLARKADVHLQLRPGTDGALALGLLNVVISENLYNKAFVEKWTVGFDELTSLVGEYAPQRVEEITWIPTQKTQEAARLYATSSPACSYPGIAVELQTNGVQAARAIAILQAITGNLDIKGGAIFAPGAALSSLKLTNTCSTPAIGENRFPIFCEHNDNAQANIYADAILDKTPYPLRALIISGSNAVITWPNAKRLISALEDIEFLVVMDHFMTETAKLADLVLPAASFLARPEIWDHTSIYGALRIGLSPKVSEDKKRMTDWQFWTALARRMGYNDEFPWQSEEEALTYRLAPLGATVYELSDNENGHIYGEHKEKAYEKDGFRTPSGKVEIYSKELEKYGYDPLPVYREPHESPVSMPELAREYPLVLTTGKRMPSYHHSRYRNIASLLKLAPDPEVEVHPEKARELGINEGERVIVESLRGSAEFVVRLTDEIDSRVVFIPHGWEDANANMLTDNEILDPISGFPADRALLAKIRKKG
- a CDS encoding uroporphyrinogen decarboxylase family protein — its product is MKVPARIVEKDILTSSERMKALVSKKELDRVPVNPMASVYTALRAGISVREFYLEPEKALRAQELSIEIHKYDGTPSYSIPDWSGWDFGGEFAFHSSPLHALPFLAKRAAQSADDVKRLKLPDPKIAPGAGRMLVFARLARARGYTVSIYGGSPMGIAGSIVGPEVLLRWFYKEPEMIHKLLRLSTDYLLLVADLFIDEFGAENCSAFCTYPLEGHAVVSPKIFENFSLPYVIEMHEQLIGKGVKKWLIHLCGEHFHNLMHWKKIPLVSRSVFTIGHEMDIEKTAEFFGEDYIIGGNVSTTLLQLGSADEVFEECGQIIDKMKYHSGGFILTPACALPPKTPPENVQAMVDAARMFGRYDY